Within the Opitutaceae bacterium TAV5 genome, the region TGCTGTTTTCCGCCATGATCGAGGCCTGCCTGCTGCGTTTTACGGGCGAGGCGGATTTCCTGCGGATCGACTACGCCGTTCGTCAACACGAGCAGTGGTACAAAGGCGATGGTGCTTATGGTGACGGGCCGGCGTTTCATTGGGATTTTTACAACAGCTACGTCATCCAGCCCATGCTGCTCGATGTCGTCGAAACGGTTTGCGCTTATGGTAAAAACATCGGCGGCAGCCGGCCCACTCCCGAAGCATGGAAAACCTTGCTCGCCACCCTGCGCGTCCGGGCCGCGCGTTACGCCAAGGTGCAGGAACGGCTGATCGCGGCGGACGGAAGTTTCCCGGTCATCGGGCGCTCGCTGGCCTATCGTTGCGGTGCGTTCCAGCATCTGGCCCAGATGGCGTTGCAAAAAACCCTCCCGCCCGGTCTTCCGCCAGCTCAGGTTCGCTGTGCGCTCACGGCGGTTATCCGTCGCACGCTGGAGGCTTCCAACACCTTCGATGATGCCGGCTGGCTGCGCATCGGTCTTGCCGGTCATCAGCCAGCGCTGGGCGAAACCTACATCAGCACGGGCAGCCTCTACCTTTGCTCGACGGCTTTCCTCCCGCTCGGTTTGCCCGCTTCGGATGATTTCTGGTCGGCGCCGGACGAACCGTGGACCGCCGTCCGGGTGTGGCAACTCGGCGAAAATATCCCCGTCGATCAATCGCTTTACGATCATTGATCTTCGGGGAGGTTTTTAAAATTAACCGCGAAGGACGCGAAGGATGCGAAGATCAGAAAAAACAAAACCATTGAGTTTTTTCTGATTGATTGAATGTAAATCGGCCGGGGATTTGTATCTGAATATTGACTACTTGGAACCCTTCGCGTTCTTCGCGGTAAAAAAGAATTTTCAGGAGTCCTCTTCGGGAAAACGGTCAGGCGGCAACCGCCGTCCGCCTGTAACGCCCTCCCCTCCCCGCCGCGTCTGCCCCGCGTTATCTTTCATTCACGGAGGCCGGGCCCGTGCTTTCCCGGACGATAAGCTCCGTGGGAAGCCAGCCACTCACGCGCCACGAAGTGACGTCACTGCGGTTCTCGAACGGTTTGACCGAGAACGGAGCGGGAATCCCGCCGCTCCGGCTTACTCCGGAACAATGGCTCCGTGCCGGCGCAGCAGCGCATGGATTTCGGCGACCGGCACCTCGCGCATGTCGGCATCCCGCGCGGCGGCGAGCGCGGCGGCGGCTCCGGCGGCCTGTCCCATCGCCATCGCCGAGGCCTGCACCCGAAAGGCGGAATTGGCTTCGCGATCCCCGCAGGCGCACCGGCCGGCGACGATGATCCGGCGGCCCGCCTTCGGCAGCAGCGCGCCGAGCGGGATCGTCGGGAAAACACCCTCGGTCAGATAGCGCGTGTCGATGCCCCCGCCGCCGACAACATGCAGGTCGATCGGATAAAAACTGTAACAGACCGAATCCGGCCACACATGGCCGGTCACGTAATCGTCGTGCGTGATGCGCGTTTCACCCTCGATTGTCACGCTTTCCCGGATACCGCATTCGCTGGCGCACCACTCGATGCGGAAGCCGTCCGTGCCCGCGCCCGGCGGTTGCGAGCGGAAAAAGCGCACGATCCTCAGCATGGCGGCGCGCGCCTGAAGCTCGGCTGCGGTGCGTCCCTCGCTGGTGGAACCGTCCACGCCGGGCACGTGCATCGAGTTGCCGCCGCGCCCGTGCAGGAACGAACGCACCGGATGGTGCGCGGCCTGGAAATCGGAGCGCTTCATTTCGCCGCGCTCCACTGCGGCCAGAAATGCCTGCTCCATCGCGTCGAGCGCGGCCGGGTTGTCGCGTTCGATCTGCGCGAGGTCGTAGCCGCCGGCGCGCATGACGAGGGTGCCCGGCTGGCGTTGCTCCGGACGCACCACCGGCAGGCCGGCGAGCGCGACAACGTTGGCGTCTCCCGTGCAATCGACCACCACCCGCGCCTCGACCTGTCGCAGACCTTCCTTGCCGCAGAGCGTAACCCGCCAGCGAGCCGGAGCGGCGGTTTTTTCTGCCAATCCGCCGCCGGAAAGACTGACCGTTCCACCAGTCCGGTTACGGGCGCGCTGTCGCGCGTCCGGCGGCGGTTCGGCAGGAAAAACCGCCGCTCCGGTTTCGAAAACCGCCTCCGCCGGCATCGTGTGCAGGAGAATCTGCACGCCCGCATCCAGCAGCATCCGGTCGGCAAGCGCGGCATAGACGGGGATGTTGACGAGAACCTGCTGCTGCCAGTGACGCCTGCCGCGCCACGCGGAAAAATCCGGCAACGCATCGCCCGCCTCGCGGACGGCGGCCGTGACGAGTTCCCAGCCGATCCCGGCAATGATTTGCCGGCCCCAGGCATGGAAGAGACCGGGAAAATTGACCCCGCCAAGCGTGGTGGTACCTCCGGTGATGCCGCTCTTCTCGACCAGCAACGTCCGCGCTCCGGCACGCGCGGCCTGCGTGGCGGCGACGATGCCGGCAGGGCCGGCACCGACGACAAGAACATCGACGGCGGGAAGTACATTGCGGGTGATGCGGTTGGATTCGTTCATGACAGGAAAAAGGCAGGCGGTTCACTCGGGAGTCCCCGGAATTCCGGTTTACACAAAGGACGCAAAGAGCGCGAAGTTGCTTCACTCCCGTTTCTTCGCGTTCTTTGCGCCCTTTGTGCAAGTTCGGTTTTCATCGGGATTCCAGTCCGGTCCGATGACATGGAGACAACGGTGGACAGGCAATGCCCCGGGCTTTCACGATTTTCATTTTTTGTTATAAAAACAGCCGACGATCCGTTACCGTCTTCGCATCATGAGCACCTCCGCACCACTTGAACGTCCGCTGCGTTTCGGGGACTGGGCACATATCCGGCATGCGCTGATCTGGGCCTACGAGGGGCCGGTGTGGCCGGCATCGGCCGCGGGAACGTATTCGAGCAACGACATGTCGTGCTGGCTGATCCGGCGCGGACGGGTGACGCTGACCACGGCGGGCAAATCGCTGACGGCCCGCGCCGGCCAGTGGGCCTTTGTATCCACCCCGACGCGACACCAGGCTTTCAGCAAGGATGCGGAGCTGCTTTCCCTCCATTTCAACTTCACCTGGCCGGGCGGCGAACCGGTGATCGCGCAGCCGCGCACCGTCGTCTTCGACGCGGACGAACACCCGCAGCTCGAACGCGCCGCCCTGCCGATGGTGCGGCTGGTGCGCCGGCATTTTCCGAAAGCCCACGCGTTCCTGCCCGCCGAATTCTGTTCGCTGCCGCTCTACCTGCGCGTGCAGAAGCTGCTGCCGGCGTGGCTGGAGGCCTGGCTGGCCGCCCAGGCCGTCTTCGCCAATTTCCCGCAGCGTCTGGGCCTGACGGACGACCGGATCCTGCAGGCCCTGGCCGAGCTGGACCGCTGGCCGCTCGGCCAGAAATTTTCCGAGTGCGAACTGGTCCGGCGCACCGGACTGGGACGCTCGCAGCTCAATGCGCTTTTCGTCCGGTCAACGGGCACGACCCCCCGCCGTTACCTGGAGCGCCGACGGCTGGAGGCCGCGGAGCGGTTGCT harbors:
- a CDS encoding membrane protein — protein: MNESNRITRNVLPAVDVLVVGAGPAGIVAATQAARAGARTLLVEKSGITGGTTTLGGVNFPGLFHAWGRQIIAGIGWELVTAAVREAGDALPDFSAWRGRRHWQQQVLVNIPVYAALADRMLLDAGVQILLHTMPAEAVFETGAAVFPAEPPPDARQRARNRTGGTVSLSGGGLAEKTAAPARWRVTLCGKEGLRQVEARVVVDCTGDANVVALAGLPVVRPEQRQPGTLVMRAGGYDLAQIERDNPAALDAMEQAFLAAVERGEMKRSDFQAAHHPVRSFLHGRGGNSMHVPGVDGSTSEGRTAAELQARAAMLRIVRFFRSQPPGAGTDGFRIEWCASECGIRESVTIEGETRITHDDYVTGHVWPDSVCYSFYPIDLHVVGGGGIDTRYLTEGVFPTIPLGALLPKAGRRIIVAGRCACGDREANSAFRVQASAMAMGQAAGAAAALAAARDADMREVPVAEIHALLRRHGAIVPE
- a CDS encoding AraC family transcriptional regulator is translated as MSTSAPLERPLRFGDWAHIRHALIWAYEGPVWPASAAGTYSSNDMSCWLIRRGRVTLTTAGKSLTARAGQWAFVSTPTRHQAFSKDAELLSLHFNFTWPGGEPVIAQPRTVVFDADEHPQLERAALPMVRLVRRHFPKAHAFLPAEFCSLPLYLRVQKLLPAWLEAWLAAQAVFANFPQRLGLTDDRILQALAELDRWPLGQKFSECELVRRTGLGRSQLNALFVRSTGTTPRRYLERRRLEAAERLLGHTQMSVKEIGIDLGFRYESHFSQWFRAHRSAAPSAWRAAR